GACCTCCGACCATGGCACCAGGAATACTTCCAATCCCTCCTAAAACAGCTGCTATAAAAGCCTTAATACCAAGCATTGCACCTAAATAAGGATTAATCAATGAATAACTCATTCCATAAATAATTCCAGCAACGGCACCTAATCCAGACCCAATCGCAAATGTCATTGAAATCGTTGTATTGACATTAATACCCATCAACTCTGCTGCACCTTTATCTTCACTAACTGCACGCATCGCTTTTCCTAATTTCGTTTTGTTAATAAATAAAAGTAACAATCCTGTACATATCCCTGTTAAGCATAATGACAGCAATGAAACATATGTAATTTGTGCACCAAAAACATTTAATGATCCACTTGGCATATAAGCTGGAAATGTTCTTGCTGCTGAACCAAATAAAATTAAAAATAAATTTTGTAATAAATAACTGACACCAATAGCCGTAATTAAAACCGCTAAACTGCCACTGTTTCTTAATGGTTTATAAGCCACCTTTTCTGTAACTACTCCTAACAAAGCACAGCCAATAATTGATGCCAGAACACTGACAATCATTGGCATTCCTAACATTGATGTCATTAAATAAGCAATATATGCTCCTACCATGATAATTTCACCATGCGCAAAATTAATCATCTTAGCAATTCCATAAACCATTGTATATCCAATAGCTACCAAGGCATACATTCCACCTGTACTTAAGCCATTAATGATTTGCGTTAAAAAATCCATTATATAACCTCCCTATTCAAAAAAATAAAGGAGAAGAATCTCCTTTATTTTTCTTCATTAATCTAAATAAGTATATGCTCCATCTTTGATTGTTTTAACAACCAACTCTTTTGTTGGATTATGTTGACTATCAAATTTGAAAGTTCCTGTAATACCTGTATAATCAGTTTTTTCTAATGCAGCACAAACTTTTTCTGGATCAGTTGTTCCAGCCGCTTCAACAGCTTTAATCAATACCCAAGTCGCATCATAAGCCATTGTTCCAAACATATTTGTTTCTGCATTATATTTTGCTTTATAAGCTTCAACATATTTTTGAACTGCTTCAACACGATCATCAAATGTATTTGTATAATATGCTCCGTTGAAAATAGATTTATCAACATCTTTTACTGATAAAACGCCATCCCAACCATCTGTTCCTAAGAATGTACCTTTGAACCCAGCATCTTTAAATTGTTTCACCATTGTTGCAATTGTTTCATAATAATCTGGAATGAAAACTGCATCAGCACCAGAACTCATAACTTGTTGAATATAAGTTTTAAAATCTTTTTGTGTTTGTGGATATTTCTTTTCTAATACAATTTGTGTTCCATCTTCTTTTGCCTGTTTCACAAATGAATCTGTACATCCACCACTATAATCACTATCACTATTTGTTAAAATAGCAACTTTACTTGCTTTAATTGTTCCTTTTCCAATAGCAGAAGCAATTGTTTTTCCACCCATTGAATCATTTGAACAAGTTCTAAAATAATTAGCTTTTGTACTACCATCATTATTTAAAGTCACACTATCTCCTGAAGTACTTGAAGATACGATTGGTGTTCCATCATTCTTAGAAGCTTCACCTAAAGCCAAACCTTCAGCAGTAATAACTGGTCCAACAATTCCAACAATACCTTCTCCAACTAATTTCTTATAAGCACTTGTTGCTTGTTGTGCATCACCAGCAGAATCTTCTTTCAACAATTCAACTTTATACTTAGCATCCTTTGACGCATTATAATCAGCAATCGCTAATTCAATAGAACGCGCAACTGGAATACCATAAGTTGATGTTTCACCAGAAGTAGGGCCAACAAATCCAATCTTGATTGTATCTCCATCTTTTAATTCAACACCTTTAGATCCACCATTTCCACTACCACATCCAACAAGCATGCTTGCCGCTGCAACTGCAGATAAAACTTTCTTAAAATTCATTTTTTCTCTCCCCTTTTTAACACTTTTTATAGTATACATTTCATTATACTGAACATTTCAGACAAGTCAACAAAAATTTCACATACTTTTTCCATTATTCTAAAAATCATAATTTTTTTTCGATTTAGAACAAAATAGTCCCTCTTTTCAATTGTATAAAATACAATTATTTCAGTATCTATCGTTTTATTTTAAATTTTATCAATTGTTTAAACAAAAAAACAAAGAACAATCAGTAAAACTGATTATTCTATACTTTTTAATGATTCAACCATATTGACTTTATTTAAGACACGTCGCATTGTTAAATTAATTAAGAAAGTAAATCCTAATGTCATAGCAATAGCAATCAAATAACTTGATAAAGTCAGTTCTCTTACAAACATTGTTAAATCTAGCTCAACTGTTCTAATAATAAACTGATGCAAAACAAAACCAAAGATTGTGCCAACTAAAGAACCAATAACAGACAGTAAGATATTTTCTCTAAATATATAATCATAAACTTCCTTACGCCTAAAGCCTAACACTTTAATTGTTGCAATTTCACTCTTACGCTCTTGAATATTAATATTTGTCAAATTATAAAGAACGATAAAATTCAAAGCACCAGCACACAAAATCAAGATTATAATAACAATATCCAAACTTTGAACTTGATTAGAAAATTCACTACTACTACCATCTAGATAAGCCAAATGACCATAATGATGTTCATTCATATAGTTTTCTAAACTTGTTTTATAAGACTGATCAAGCTTTTTCATATTTAAAAATGCATGATTGACTTTTAAATCCTGAGATGTCGTATTTTCATATAATGTTTGAGACATATAAACAAAATTCATAAAATAATTTTCCATAATACTTGCAACTTTCACATTATACTTTGTTCCTGCAATCTCAATATCAATTGTATCATTGACACCTACTCCTAGCAATTCTGCAGTTTTGATTGATAAAACAACACCATCATCATTTAAAGCTATTTTTTTATTGTTCTGCATATCATGAAAACTAATAAAATTCTGAATATTTTCCATTGACTGATAAACAACTAGTGTTGCATAAAGATCTTCTTTGTTTTTTAAAACATTAACACTCTGATTTAAAACATATTCAACATTTGTGACTTCATCACGCTTGAGTAAGTTTTCCTGATATTTCTTAGCATCAGTGACACTGACTTCATCTTCTAAGCGCACTTGAGCATCATAAGTCAAAACTTTCTGATATTGTCGATCAATAACTTCAGATACTGAATATTTAATACCAAATCCTGTAATGATTAATGCGGTACACCCAGCAATTCCTATAATTGACATAAAGAAACGTTTCTTATATCTAAATATATTACGCATGGTGACTTTTTGATTAAATGAGAGGCGTTTCCAAATCAAGTCAATTTTCTCTAAAACAATTCTTTTCCCTAATTTTGGTGCCTTAGGACGCATAAGAACAGCCGGCATCAAATTCAATTCACTTATACAAACAGAGAGTGTCGCTATCATTGTTACAAAAACAGAAATAAAAATCGTTTGTAAAGTAATGATATAATCAGAAGAGATTAAAGTTGGCATTCGTACCTGAAACAGCATTAAACTATATAAATAATAAATGATTCTTGGGAAGAACTGTGTCCCTGCTACAATTCCTAAAGCACAGGCAATAAATGTTGCCAAAATTACATAAACAATATATTGTTTAATAACATCCCACTTAGAATAGCCTAAGGCACGTAGCGTTCCACTTTGACCTCTTTGTTCTTCAACCATTCTGGTCATTGTTGTTAATGAGACTAATGCTGAGACAAGGAAGAACATGAGTGGAAAGACATTGGCAATGGAAGAAATAGAATCCACATTTGAATCATAATTGACAATTCCAGCATTTTCATGTCTCGTTAATGTATATAATTTCCCTTTTGGAATTTGATCCACTTGTTCCTTAGCATCTGTAATTTGCAAATGGGCATCATCTAATTTTGATTTTGCTTCGCTTAATTGATGATTGGTTTTTAATTCTTCTAAAGTCAATTTGTTTTCTTGTTGCTGAATTTCTAATTTTGCCTTTTGAATTTGTAAACCAGCTTCATTTAATTGTGAAAAGCCTTCTATTGCAGTTGATGAAGACGCTAAAGTTTTTTGAATAGATTGTAAATCTTTTAAGACTTCATCAATTTCAGGTACTGTTGCAATTGATGGATTTTCTTTAAAATGCTCTAATTGCTTTTCTAATTCATCCAAATCTTTTTTGAGTTCTTTAGACGTTTCTTCAATTGTTCCTATCATCTTTTGAGTTTCTTCACTTGCTTGAGACTGTGCTTTTAAATATTCAGTTTCCTTATTAGCCAAAGTCATTTTGGCATTGGTTAATTGAATCTTAGCTTCTAATATTTTTGTATCAAATGTATTTTTAGAATCTGAATATGT
Above is a genomic segment from Candidatus Stoquefichus sp. SB1 containing:
- a CDS encoding branched-chain amino acid ABC transporter permease — its product is MDFLTQIINGLSTGGMYALVAIGYTMVYGIAKMINFAHGEIIMVGAYIAYLMTSMLGMPMIVSVLASIIGCALLGVVTEKVAYKPLRNSGSLAVLITAIGVSYLLQNLFLILFGSAARTFPAYMPSGSLNVFGAQITYVSLLSLCLTGICTGLLLLFINKTKLGKAMRAVSEDKGAAELMGINVNTTISMTFAIGSGLGAVAGIIYGMSYSLINPYLGAMLGIKAFIAAVLGGIGSIPGAMVGGLIIGVAEAFTISYISSAFSDAVVFGILIFILLVKPAGLFGKNIREKV
- a CDS encoding ABC transporter substrate-binding protein — its product is MNFKKVLSAVAAASMLVGCGSGNGGSKGVELKDGDTIKIGFVGPTSGETSTYGIPVARSIELAIADYNASKDAKYKVELLKEDSAGDAQQATSAYKKLVGEGIVGIVGPVITAEGLALGEASKNDGTPIVSSSTSGDSVTLNNDGSTKANYFRTCSNDSMGGKTIASAIGKGTIKASKVAILTNSDSDYSGGCTDSFVKQAKEDGTQIVLEKKYPQTQKDFKTYIQQVMSSGADAVFIPDYYETIATMVKQFKDAGFKGTFLGTDGWDGVLSVKDVDKSIFNGAYYTNTFDDRVEAVQKYVEAYKAKYNAETNMFGTMAYDATWVLIKAVEAAGTTDPEKVCAALEKTDYTGITGTFKFDSQHNPTKELVVKTIKDGAYTYLD
- a CDS encoding ABC transporter permease; protein product: MVKQKKSVYWKNLWKSIFKSKARFLSIFSIVFLGAAFFAGLRNTPGTMMKTMDAYLDKYHFADLTYMATLGFNDEDIQQIENIQGIARIDYGYQFDALTMMNDKLSGVKVYTTQTFHQDMINLPDLKEGKFPTQDNECLIDVEIAKSGTQIGDKIEISNHQGEKTFTVVGIVNDVRYIAKTDRGTNTLGDGTNSGYIEILNQNNAFLAMPKDLYDLRDEKTLYNQISVTVKGADQYNLFSEEYDDYIEDVNTKIKSYLSLKMSDLYEQLTSDAQKKLDDAQKEYDKGYQTYSDSKNTFDTKILEAKIQLTNAKMTLANKETEYLKAQSQASEETQKMIGTIEETSKELKKDLDELEKQLEHFKENPSIATVPEIDEVLKDLQSIQKTLASSSTAIEGFSQLNEAGLQIQKAKLEIQQQENKLTLEELKTNHQLSEAKSKLDDAHLQITDAKEQVDQIPKGKLYTLTRHENAGIVNYDSNVDSISSIANVFPLMFFLVSALVSLTTMTRMVEEQRGQSGTLRALGYSKWDVIKQYIVYVILATFIACALGIVAGTQFFPRIIYYLYSLMLFQVRMPTLISSDYIITLQTIFISVFVTMIATLSVCISELNLMPAVLMRPKAPKLGKRIVLEKIDLIWKRLSFNQKVTMRNIFRYKKRFFMSIIGIAGCTALIITGFGIKYSVSEVIDRQYQKVLTYDAQVRLEDEVSVTDAKKYQENLLKRDEVTNVEYVLNQSVNVLKNKEDLYATLVVYQSMENIQNFISFHDMQNNKKIALNDDGVVLSIKTAELLGVGVNDTIDIEIAGTKYNVKVASIMENYFMNFVYMSQTLYENTTSQDLKVNHAFLNMKKLDQSYKTSLENYMNEHHYGHLAYLDGSSSEFSNQVQSLDIVIIILILCAGALNFIVLYNLTNINIQERKSEIATIKVLGFRRKEVYDYIFRENILLSVIGSLVGTIFGFVLHQFIIRTVELDLTMFVRELTLSSYLIAIAMTLGFTFLINLTMRRVLNKVNMVESLKSIE